A DNA window from Leptolyngbya sp. KIOST-1 contains the following coding sequences:
- the arr gene encoding NAD(+)--rifampin ADP-ribosyltransferase — protein MAEGRCPRKLTQNKLELGLSPGDELFPGYGSNFEDGRVSNNIYFTVTLDAAIWGAELAKGKEPGRIYVVEPTGPFEDDPNLTNKRFPGNPTKSYRSRVPLRVVSEVKDWAGHPPDVLQAMRDHLAELERQGLAIIED, from the coding sequence ATGGCAGAAGGCCGTTGCCCAAGAAAGCTGACACAAAATAAGTTGGAACTAGGCCTAAGTCCAGGGGACGAGCTTTTCCCCGGCTATGGCTCCAACTTCGAGGACGGTCGAGTATCAAACAACATCTACTTCACGGTTACCCTGGATGCCGCTATCTGGGGTGCGGAGTTGGCCAAAGGTAAGGAGCCAGGTCGAATCTACGTTGTCGAGCCCACAGGCCCTTTCGAAGACGACCCCAACCTGACAAATAAGCGTTTCCCTGGCAATCCGACCAAATCTTACAGAAGTCGAGTCCCACTGCGTGTAGTTAGCGAGGTCAAAGACTGGGCAGGCCATCCACCGGACGTGCTGCAAGCCATGCGAGATCATCTGGCTGAGCTGGAGCGACAGGGACTGGCAATTATTGAAGACTAA
- a CDS encoding Uma2 family endonuclease, with product MVQTPSKTLTLAEFLQLPETKPASEYIDGQIIQKPMPQGKHSAIQGELVPAINGVVKSKCIARAFPELRSTFGGRSTVPDVAVFLWNRIPRDENGEVANTFSAAPDWTIEILSPDQSQTKVTKNILHCLRHGTQMGWLIDPDEQTVFVYRPKQEPEVLDEPDEVVPVPSFASELQLTIKDLFAWLLE from the coding sequence CAGAAACGAAACCTGCGAGTGAATACATTGATGGTCAAATTATTCAGAAACCGATGCCTCAAGGGAAACATAGTGCTATCCAGGGGGAACTCGTACCTGCTATAAATGGGGTAGTTAAGTCCAAGTGTATTGCTCGTGCATTTCCTGAGCTACGCAGTACCTTTGGTGGTCGCTCAACGGTTCCGGATGTTGCAGTGTTTCTTTGGAACCGAATTCCCCGTGATGAGAATGGAGAGGTTGCCAACACGTTCTCTGCTGCGCCAGATTGGACAATTGAAATTCTGTCTCCTGACCAAAGCCAAACAAAAGTAACTAAGAATATCCTTCACTGTCTACGACATGGAACCCAAATGGGTTGGTTAATCGATCCAGATGAACAAACCGTGTTTGTCTATCGTCCCAAGCAAGAACCTGAAGTGTTGGATGAGCCAGATGAAGTTGTTCCTGTACCATCGTTTGCAAGTGAGTTACAGCTTACAATCAAAGATTTGTTTGCTTGGTTGTTGGAGTAA